A stretch of DNA from Penaeus chinensis breed Huanghai No. 1 chromosome 1, ASM1920278v2, whole genome shotgun sequence:
ACCCACAATTTGACGTTTATCATAGAAGACAATTTTGCTTATCGCGTTAAACAGGTCTGAAATACGATTGTGTTTTTTCTTGTGATATGCACGACATTGATATAGAACATTGGTTACAAACTTTTCGAGCCCCATGGCCCACATCTAGCATTCCAAAAGGCGCGTGGCTCAGTATCCTTCGAATCTTAGAAAACATCTTGTTAGTCTCTGACATTCTATTACAATAACTGATAACTAGctacccacttacacacacatatagatatagcagAGATCGATGCCAACTTCGGAACCAGTCCATGGCATACTGGTTGGGAAAAGTCGAAATAAatacttacttttttattttagttaggATGAAAGTGACAGGTTACAGAAACTCtcttgtctttacatatataggtTTTTATTGCACATAATGCTTCCTGCGTCACCCACTATCACGGGAGGTCAACTGCAGGCCTTTACAAATCACAAACAATTTCCCCGATATCAGCTTTTTGGTTTTCCTCTCCAGAGTGCTTTTAAACATCGTCCAGCTGGTTttccattgaaaaaaataaaaaaatgataataatgaaaaaaaatataaactacaaGAGATTGATTTTCTGGGCAGAGTATTTAATTCACTATACACGCTGCTTAGGAATAGCCCTTTCAGAGATAGatagtggaggggggagagggaaagaaggatagaaggaaggagaaagagggagagagaaagagtggggggaaggaaaggagatatatatatatatatacatatatacatatatgatatatatatatgatatatatacatatatatatatatatatgtatgtatatatacatatatacatatatatacacacacacacatatacagttatatatatatatatatatatatatatacatatacacacacatttataagtaatagatgtgagataaaaaaaacacacactcataaacgtataaaggatagacagacagacaaacaaggaaacaagacGTCTGAACGAACAGACAAAGCAAGAAACGGAAATAAagatgatacacacatacaattggTAACTCTGGTAGTTCTTTGGTAACTTTGGTAACTTTGACATCATCCTTTGAACAAAATAAAGGAAGTAAAGCGTTGACTGAAATTGGAACGTTTTGGAAGTACTTCGAACTTTCGAGAACAAGGAATcctaaagggaaaaagagaaaaaaaaaaaagacatgcgaTTTTCAATTGATATATAGCTGTACTCTGTCTTAATGTTTAATAATCCTTTTGGCTGACGTATAACTGTTCTTCTGTATAAAAAATGACTTGAAATAGTAGGGAACAAGCGTGTAAAAAGCATATTTTTTCGATCACTGACGGACAAGTAACTTAGATTAATTATCATTCAATTTGCACAATCAACTTATTCGCAAAACGCGTCCTCACCGGCGAGATTAGCACAACCCTCATAACATTGCCTTTTTTGGCTTCGCCTCGATAAAAGGTCTTATCTCTTTTCATAAAATTGGtctcatatatacttttttttttttttattctaaagttTGTTGTCTAGagcaattttctttttaattttatggACGCACTTAAATGATTCATACACGTACACTATATTTAAAAGTATGTAAATGTGAATGTTCACGCGCGTGCGAGCGCACGTGCATACTATGTCTCTATAAATGTCCACATGTAAAtgcagtatgtatttatgtatgcgtgtgtgtatatatgtatatacacacacatacataccaatgcatacacacacacatctatatgtatgtatgcacacacacacatgtgtgtgtgtgtgtgtgtgtgtgtgtgtgtgtgtgtgtgtatagattagtatatatacatatgcacaatgtatgcacacacacacacacacacacacacacacacacacacacacacacacacacacacacacacacacacacacacacatacacacgtgtgtgtgtgtatgtgtatatatatgtatatatgtatatgtataaatatatatatatgtatgtgtaaatatatatgtatgtgtatatacatacatgtgtgtgtatgtgcatacactgtctatacatatgtgtatatgtatatatatacaaacacatatgtagtgtatgcacacacacacacacacacacacacatattttgtgtatctatatatatctgtatatatatacttatatacacacacactatatatatattattatatatatatatatattatatatatatatatatatatgtggtgtgtatatgtgtgtatgtatatatacatatatgtatgaatatatttatatacacaaattatatacatacacgcatacacacacacacgtatatactcatatacatataatacatatatataaatatatatatttatatatatatatatatgcacacacacacacacacacacaccacacacacacacacgcacgcacgcacgcacgcacgcacgcacgcacgcacgcacacacacacacactcttttatacagtatatacaatatatatacatatatatgtacataaatgtatatttgtatccaacatacatatgtttacatacacatatatatatatacatatatgtgcatgtgtgtgtttaagtatatatatgcttgtatatatgccaATGATATTTCTGGAAACATATAGGCACTGGAGGCGACAGACCTCTAAGCACTGATTTTTTTACAGTCAaatacagtcacacacgcacacgcttccCGACAGAGCAATAAAGATTGAAGAAATGTCTACacattttccctccttcactttacgtactttcaggaaaaaaaatgaaaacgaattaTTCACTTTTTAAAGAACGAGAACCATAAATAATTTAGGCCGACTTAAgggcttacttttttttctttttttctggtgtCTATCGGGTACTTAATGGCTTTCGATGCCCGTAATACCCGATACTTAATGCCTCGATGCCCAATAACCCGATACCATCATGATGTCTTTCAGGTAGGCTTACGATACCAACAGTAAACTTGTCTATCGGGTATTTTTAGGACTTTCCGTATCCTCTAATGCGCCAATGCCCTTCTGTATTAAAACCGGGTATCATTACGGCAACCGACACCTACAATACCCTAACATACCCCCCAGATACCCcctatccttatcatccttattagtcaTCGTGATCGGGCGTAGTGGTCCTCGGTTTCTcggtggtggtggaggcggaggacGCTGACGGAGGCATGggtcctcctccaccgcctcccgcTAAAGGATCTGAAGGAGGGACGTCAGGGCCCACGTCAGTAACAATGCCGTCGCTGCTGTTTCTCTCGGGAACGTCGATGCTGCGGCCGAACCACGAAGGGCGTCGTCGGGAGGTGTTGAACTGGCGCACGAGGTCCCTCTGGGTCTGGGGCACCACGCGGGGCCTCGGCGGGGCACGGATGCGGGAGATGATACTCTGCACGTTCACGTTTCTGGGAAGGAGAGGCGCGCGAGGATCTGAACGAAGGCCGTCGAAGGGAATTTGGCagcttttgtattttcttatattttactgattatcataattatcattgttattatcataattatcattgttattatcataataataatgattattatttctactactactattattattattactatctttatgattagtactattgttactattatcattattattattattatcattattatcatattgtcattattattattaacattatcgtcatcattattatcgttcaataacattgtcattattattattgtcagtactagtataatttttgttgtaatcattatcatcgttatgaacctgtacaaataccagtgaagagacaaatagagagagagagagagagagagagagagagagagagagagagagagagagagagagagagagagagagagagagagagagagagagagagagagagagagagagagagagagagagagagagtagagagagagagagagagtaagagagagagagagagtaagagagagagagagagagtaagagagagagagagagtagagagagagagagagagagagagagagagagagagagagtaagagagagagagagagagagagagagagagagagagagagagagagagagagagagagagtaagagagagagagagagtaagagagagagagagagagagagagagagagagtagagagagagagagagagagagaagagagagaggaggagagagagagagagaagagagagagagagaggagagagagagagaggagagagagagagagagagagaggatgagagagagagagagagagagagtagagagagagagagagagagagaagagagagagagagagagagagagagagaggagagagagagtaagagaggaggagtaagagagagagaggagagagagagagaggagagagagaagagagagagagagaggagagagagagagagagagagagagaggagagagagagagagagagaggaagagagagagagagagagagagagagagagagagagagagagagagagagagagagagagagaaagagagagagagagaaagagataaagagagagagagtaagagagagagagtaagagaaagagagagagagagagacaaacagcaaACCAGACAGCcagggaagaagaaataattaaatagagagacaaacagcaaACCAGACAGCCAGGGAAGAAGAAATCAttaaatagagagacaaaaacagagtatAAGCTGCAAGAGAGAGACGACgcctttccccaccttcctcaATCAGCTGCCCCACCTGTCGCCTACACTCACCTGTCGGGCCGGGAGGAGGGCAGGTACGGCATCGGAGTGAAAGACTGGCGACAGTTCCCGGCGGGGTCTTGGCCGAAACCCTGGCGACATGATACCCGGATGATGGAGGGTTCtgggggagggcaggaaggggcGAAGAattagaggagggaagaagagaagggaggggagggaagagagaaagggagggaagagggtaagggaaaggggaagggagagggaggaatgagaaggggatAGGCCGAGGGATaattggggagaaggaaggggaagggagggagggatgagaagggaagagaagggggcgaggggaggggatgagaaggggtgagggagggaagggtaaggagagggagggaggagaatagaggggtggaaggggaagagaaggggcgagGAAAAGGAACGGGTGAAgggtggacggagggagggaaaggaggggaaggggagagggaaggcagagatgagaggggagaagggggaggggagggcaggaagaggaggaggggatacgggaggaggaaggaagggataaaaggggaggaggaagggggaggggcgaaaagaagagggagcgggaggaaggagagggaggggtgagcagagaggaaggaagggataggaggggaggaagaagaggtgagggagaagagaggaagaagggagaaggaaggaggaagagagaagggagagagggtaaagaatCCCGGTATAGGGATCAGTGTGTGAATGAATAATCGTTGATTAGATAGCTATAAAAAACGTACTATgaacataaacagaaaaataatgaatgtcgaattaatgtaaaaaaacaaGATGATAAAAAGATCAGAATGAATgtacaattaacacacacacacacacaaaaaggataatgaacGTATGGAGAGTTGAATGGACGTAGAATTACCACAAAAGGAACAACGAACGTTAAGAGAACTGAGTGAACGTATAACTGAACGAAGAGCAAAGAGGCTGGAGGTTAAAACACGAACAAAATGAACTTAGAAattgaacaaaacaaagaaaatgctaGTTTGTTATTTCCACTTCAAAGATAAAAGGTTATTTGCGATAATATAATTTGCTGTAATGGTAATCGGCGATATTGTCATGAATGTACTTATTAAATACGAATTATATCAATGCCAGTTTAATCATAACCTCTtgttaaattactattattacatatatattttttatggatatacttgtaatgataataataacacaaataacgaaTGTGTGTTGAATAATATTCATAGTGAtcttaataaggataaaaattatcataagaataacaataagactggcaatgataataaagctgataacagtaacagagacagtaataaaaaacaccaaattataatgataatgatgataaaaagtagcaatgatgataatggtgatattgacaacagtgataatcaaaatactatcaatgataatactattaataacaattaaaacaacaatcaaaaaaattatcacaagacacacatacatatgcacgtgcacacacacacaccacacacacacacacacacacacacacacacacacacacacttgcaattGTGTGttgatacacacatctatatttatatctttattcatctataaatctatatacatacacatgtactatacacactatacactacacataaatacacaatacatacacaccaaaacaATCCATGCTCACTATtacataaaactaaaaaaaaaaaaaaaaaaaaaatgcaatgaacaCTCACCCCCGgagaaataataatcacaaaaaataaaacaaaaatcttatAAAAAGACCTCTCGTCTCGGCCATTTAGcagggaaagagaagggtgagaggagaagggaaaggagaggggatggaaggaaatgaggggaggatagggttagaggaggaaagaaaataagaaaaagacaaaaggagaagagaggaagaggagtggagaagggggtAGATGGGAAAcgggaggaataggggagagggacagggagaaaggaacgAAGGGAGAGCCAAGACGGTCAGTTTTGTTTGCAGATGTAAAAAATGCGAATACATGCATAGCGACTCGCACACGTAGATTCATCCACACACGCGTCCATGTTATTTATATCACATACGCATATTTAGACATACAAAATACatgaactgaatatatatatatatatatatatatatatatatatatatatatatatatatatatatatatatttatatatgtatatacggatagGTAAGTataaacaatatagatatatacatacatacacctcagTTAATGTATGAGCATCCATACACTTGTCAGTGTATGTATTGTTAAAATATCCACCTACACAATTAAATTTCATAATCATAGAGCGATATGTAAGTTATTTCAAAAATAGTAACCAAAAGAGGTCCGAAAATCGACACCGAGTAATAGTTACACAACTATATACCAAAAGACTGAGGACTTGTCGCTTAACCGGATTTTATTTCATTCAAGGACGCCATAGTCCTTTGTGAACCCCAGTATAAGAACCAGCGTGTGAAAAAATAAACGTTGATGAAATAACTATGAACACtacgaaaaaagagataaaaagggacgTACTATGAACgtaaacagaaaataatgaacGTCGAATTAACGATAAAAAATCGGGATAAACGTATAATTAACATAAAATGGACAATGAACGTAAGGTGAGTTGGATGAACGTAGAATCAGCACAGAAGGAACAACGAACGAAAAGAGAATTGAGTGAACGTGCACTGAACGTAGAGCAAAGAGATTCGGGGTTAAAACACTAACAAAATGAACTAGGGATTTGAACACCGCGCTTTATTTCCACTTCAAAGATAATTTTAATGTCATTTACGATAATGTTCATTGCAGTGATGGCAATCGATATTGCTATGACCTAAGAtttcgatttattttttattggaatgtgagttatcataatcatcagcatcacctttatcattatgaatGCTGTTGTCACTATCGTTGTTACTCTCATTAAAACTCTTATTGCTAtcacaattatcgttatcataatcaccattgttAGGATTGTTGTCGCTGGTATCCTTATAGCTATTGCTATTCACATCGACATCGCCGTAATTAATTCCAGGCACACTCAGCGCCAAAAGTAGCATGACTAACACATACaaatgtacgtgcacacacacacacacacacacacacacacacacacacacacacacacacacacacacacacacacacacacacacacacacacacacacgcgtacacacagactaacacacacccacatagacAAGCGCACGCAcggaagcacacaaacacacacgcacgcacgcacacatacactcagacatacatgtattgacacacatatatatctgtatatatatttacatattaatctataaatatatatacatacacatgtactatacttagtatacactatacacaaatacacagtacatacacactAAAACAATCCATGCACACTGACTACAcgtatacataaaaacaacaaactaaagcaacaacaacaaacacaataaacactCAACCCtaagaaatgataacaaataaagtaAAGAGAATAAAAACTTAAAGACAGACCTCTCGTGGAGACCGGCGCTGCCATCTCGGCCATTATAACAGGGATATAGTAGTTCAGTTCCCCGCTGGACCCGCTGGACGAACCGCCTGTAAATAAAACTACAATAAAGAATTATGAACATGTCTTCTCTGTTGTCCAAGAGGGGGTCAAACAACACGATTAAGATTAAAtagagataaattaatgaatagatcaGTGAATAAATGTAAGGCCAAGCTGACATGACGTGACAATGGCGTGACACATACCACAAGCGAGAGTTACACTACGGTCGTCGCTAATTCATGCAGTATTTGCAAGCAAGCATTTTCTTGTGTGTTGTTCTTAAACGGAGACGAGATGAATTAATAACAAGGGTAtgtgagaagataaagaagaatgaggaggagggagagagagaactagatataagaatatgtgtgtgtgtctgtgtgtacaaagagagaagagagaaagaggagagagagagagtgagagagagaataaaagaaatacaaagatagagagagagtcaataaGATACCGTTAATAAGGTATATACAACAATGTCCTTGGCCATTTCTTCTCCTAAAATTACCTACATAGTTTCCCGGCCCACAAGAAGCCTCTAAAACaacgcaaagacaaacaaaaaaacactagtGAAATCCTTAttagtaaacaaagaaaaaaacaacaaacaacaacaaaggagaaCAAGGTGAAGCGAGACGTgatagaaagcagagagagacagagaaacgagaagaaactGAGAGACAATTACATAACAGACGTAAGAAGTAACTGTAAAAAGATGGGGTGAATATcgtaaaggaaaagatgaaaaaatgacaaaaataataaaagtaaatgaaacgagagagagagagagagagaaagaaaatggaaaagggaaatgacAGAGCAAAATCTGGGAACAGGAATTCATCAGGTGTGTataatggggaagaagagagggagatgaagaaggagagggaaaggaaaggggagatgattaggggtggaggagagagagagaaagagagagagagagagagagagagagagagagagagagagagagagagagagagagagagagagagagagcgagagagagagagcgagagagagcgagagagagagagagagagagagagagagagagagagagagaggagagagagagagaagagaagagagagagagagagagaagagagagagagagagagagagagagagagagagagagagagagagagagagagaagagagagagagagagagagagagagagagagagagaagagaaagagagagagagagagagagagagagagagagagtgagagagagagagagagagagagagaaagagaaaaagagagagagaggagagagagagagagagagagaaagagaggaaaagagagagagagagcgagagagagagagagagagagagagagagagagagagagagagagagagagaagagaaaagagagagagagagagagaaagagaggagagagagagagagaggagagagagagagagagagagagagagagagagagagagagagagagagagagagagagagagagagaggagaagagagaagagagagagagagagagagagagagagagagagagagagagagagagagagagagagagagagagagagagagagagaggagagagagagagagagagagagagagagagagagagagagtgagagagagagagagagagagagagaagagagagagagagagagagagagagagagagagagcgagagagaggagagagagagagagagagagagagagagagagagagagagcgagagagagagagagagagagagagagagagagagagagagagagagagagagagagagagagagagagagagagagagcgagagagagagagagagagagagagagagagagagagagagagagagagagagagagagagagagagagagagagagaagagagagagagagagagagagagagagagagagagagagagcgagagagagagagagagagagagagagagagagagagagagagagagagagagagagagagagagagagagagagagagagagagagagagagagagagaggagagagagagagagagagagagagagagagagagagagagagagagagagcgagagagagagagagcgagagagagcgagagagagagagagagagagagagagagaagagagagagagagagagagagagagagagaagagagagagagagagagagaaaagagagagagagagagagagagagagagagagagagagaagagagagagagagagaagagagaagagggaaagagagagagagagagaagagagaaagagagagaagaagagagagagagagagagagagagagagagagagagagagagagagagagagagagagagagagagagagagagagagagagaagaggagaggagggagggagataggagaagaggaagatagagagagaggggagagggagagaaaaagaaaagagagaggggggccagagagaggaagagagagggagagagagaaaaagagagacagagggaaaggtattcagaaaaagaaaacgaaaatcccAGACATATTACAGGGGAAACCCACCTATACTGGGGACCGCCACAGGTTGCGGAGATATGACGAGCATATCCACCGAATTACTGTCCTGTGAGGAGTTGTCGTCAGGCCGCGGCGCACAGGAGGAGGGCGTCGGCAGTAGCACCAGCAGGAGATGCAACAAGGGAAAGGAGCATGTCCCAACCCATGCTCTCACGCTCCTGCTCAGTCTGTTCCGCATCTGTTAATGATAACTTTTCAGGTAAAAATCTTGCATAAATGAATTTTTACGTCTTAGCGTGATTAATACTAACATTTTCaagttttcatcattactgtttcgtTTGATTTAAAACGTCCTGTTTAAAAGTGCCTTACTCAACGAGTCAAATGgtggtaataaaaattatgcaataaaattagaaatataaataaaatggataaaatcATACGTAAAGCTGAAGCCTCTAAATGGTTGTTTTCTGCGTCTTCTTCGAATTCAATTTccaaaatattttgaaaagtatACGAATATGAGAGAGAAGTAACATTATTAGCTATCTGCTGTATAAATTTGCTGcaattagcattattgttttattagagagagagagagatgtacatttatacacacataggcCGATACATAACTGATGATACATGGGTATATGCACCAGAATCCCACATACATCCCACCCTgggagagtaagagtagagacaGCCCATCGACCCATTCCCCATCGCCGTGAACGTTTGTCTGTCCCTCGTACTAGTAAACAGAGCACCGTCACCTCAGTCCCCGCTGGTTATAAGGCTGCAGGTAAGACCGTTTTACCTTGAGACCAGATAGGACCGCTTCGCTTCGCTTCATCCACTCTCAATGCCAGCTTTATGTGGAAATTTTTGATCTCTTGACAGTGTGCAAAACTTCCTGGCATTtggcaagtacacacacacacacattcacacacacacacacacttcacttcTCCTTTCAGATTGTACGCTTGTTTCCTCCTCATTTTGAGGATGATTGGCAGTATATGCGAAGTTCTTTACAAAATACTAAAGTGTAGTAAAATAAATGCTCTGTGATTGTtgctgagtatgtgtgtgtgtgtgtgtgtgtgtgtgtgtgtgtgtgtgtgtgttggtgtgtgtgtgtgtgtgagtgtgagtgtgaatatagtgtgagtgagagtgtgaataatatgtgcatacgtgtgcgtCCGCGTCTGTGCGCGAGGCATCTGCTGATCCGCATATCTGCAAACGTGCGTGCGTACatccgtgcatgtgcgtgtgggagGCTTGTGTAGTATCCTTCACGCGCCGAGGCAAAAACTAGTCCTTTTCTGCTAGCCGCTGATAGGACTTTTACTTGCGAGCCGCCATATCCTGGtgcggagggagatggggggggagggggagagtcttACGTGGGAtgaagttggagggagggagggagggaaggagggggagagggagggagggagggggaaaggggggggagggagggaaggagggggagagggagggaaggagggggagagggatggagggagggagagagggaaggaggggagagggagggaaggaaggagggagagagagagagagggagggaaggaggaggaaaaggggagaggaagggaggcgtacagaggggtcggagggaggaatggatgaaCGGAGGgatagaagaataaagaggagagaagaacggaTGAAGgat
This window harbors:
- the LOC125027919 gene encoding uncharacterized protein LOC125027919 encodes the protein MFCIVFFTAVQEIGYLVAVYKHVFISTGNPVVCDRYHVISGKAGRAERLQAMRNRLSRSVRAWVGTCSFPLLHLLLVLLPTPSSCAPRPDDNSSQDSNSVDMLVISPQPVAVPSIGGSSSGSSGELNYYIPVIMAEMAAPVSTREPSIIRVSCRQGFGQDPAGNCRQSFTPMPYLPSSRPDRNVNVQSIISRIRAPPRPRVVPQTQRDLVRQFNTSRRRPSWFGRSIDVPERNSSDGIVTDVGPDVPPSDPLAGGGGGGPMPPSASSASTTTEKPRTTTPDHDD